The Trichomycterus rosablanca isolate fTriRos1 chromosome 15, fTriRos1.hap1, whole genome shotgun sequence genome contains a region encoding:
- the zic2b gene encoding zinc finger protein ZIC 2b, translating to MLLDAGHLGAFSRHHHPAGDSHDRDGGYAEAAHMGAFKLSHGDLSPSPQAPGYPTLGSSYSGSAFGTARDFLLRGRGFADPERGLFSPATGALHHSHADAQSHLLFSGFHDQHSSTNNGLFARPDQYHPVPNARPDPYGLNVAAAHHHPHHPHHHPHHPAAFFRYVRQQCVKQELVCKWLESEKRRCGRTFGTMHDLVAHVSTEHVGGPEQCNHVCYWEECPREGKAFKAKYKLVNHIRVHTGEKPFACPFPGCGKVFARSENLKIHKRTHTGEKPFLCEFEGCDRRFANSSDRKKHMHVHTSDKPYLCKLCDKSYTHPSSLRKHMKVHDEQSQVNEASPAGSSGYESSSLVSPCSETQSTTMSPDSAIMNSSGHSSIASNFSEWYV from the exons ATGTTACTGGACGCGGGTCACTTGGGCGCGTTCTCTCGCCATCATCACCCAGCGGGCGACTCTCATGACCGGGATGGGGGTTACGCAGAAGCGGCGCATATGGGCGCATTCAAGCTAAGCCACGGGGATCTGTCTCCCAGTCCGCAGGCTCCTGGTTACCCCACTCTGGGATCATCATACAGCGGATCTGCGTTTGGAACAGCGCGGGACTTTCTGCTGCGCGGCCGCGGCTTTGCTGATCCGGAGCGCGGATTGTTCAGCCCGGCGACCGGCGCTCTCCATCACTCACACGCAGACGCACAGAGTCATCTGCTCTTCTCTGGCTTCCACGATCAGCACAGCTCCACCAACAACGGTCTGTTTGCGCGGCCGGATCAGTACCACCCGGTGCCCAATGCGCGCCCTGATCCGTACGGACTCAATGTAGCGGCGGCGCACCACCACCCTCATCACCCGCACCACCACCCGCATCATCCGGCCGCGTTTTTCCGCTATGTGCGCCAGCAGTGCGTCAAGCAGGAGCTCGTGTGTAAGTGGCTGGAGAGCGAGAAGCGTCGCTGCGGCAGGACCTTCGGCACCATGCACGACCTGGTGGCGCACGTCTCAACCGAGCACGTCGGCGGCCCCGAGCAGTGCAACCACGTGTGTTACTGGGAGGAGTGCCCGAGAGAGGGCAAGGCCTTCAAGGCAAAGTACAAACTGGTCAACCACATTCGCGTGCACACCGGGGAGAAGCCGTTTGCGTGCCCGTTTCCAGGCTGCGGCAAGGTGTTTGCGCGCTCTGAAAACCTGAAGATACACAAGAGGACGCATACAG GAGAAAAACCTTTCCTGTGCGAGTTCGAGGGCTGTGACAGACGTTTCGCCAACAGCAGTGACCGCAAGAAGCACATGCACGTGCACACATCTGACAAGCCCTACCTGTGCAAACTGTGTGACAAGTCCTACACCCATCCCAGCTCCCTGAGAAAACACATGAAG GTTCATGATGAGCAAAGTCAAGTCAATGAAGCCTCACCAGCTGGAAGTTCTGGCTACGAGTCGTCGAGTTTGGTGTCACCTTGTTCGGAAACGCAGAGCACCACCATGTCTCCCGACTCGGCCATAATGAACAGCAGCGGCCACAGCAGCATAGCCTCCAATTTTAGTGAGTGGTATGTGTAA